AAACATTGCTGCGTATCCTGCACGGCATGCGATTCTCTCCGGCGCAGATCCGCCAGGTAATGGAGATGCACTACAGGGGCTACGTTGCCCTCGACACCCCGTCAATCGTTCCCTCGCCGGAAGTTGCCGACGATACGTCGGCGCAGCAGTACACTTCAGGCGGTCCGCACGCCGAACCGACCCTTGCGGCCCCTCCGCAGGGCGATGAGCCGGCTGTTACGGGTCTTTCGCTTCACGATCCTGCGGAAATCGTTTCCTGCCTCTCCCGTTCTCTCGGTAAGGTTCCCTTGCAGGGAAACGAGGATTTCTGGGAAATCGTCCGCCAGGTTGCCCGAATGGCGGATCGCAAGGTAACCGACCTCGCGCGCAGGAAGGAAGATCAGCCCCTCCTTTTCGGAAAGGAGCCGGAAGCGATTTACCATTTCCTCGTCCGGCGGGCGAAGATCCCTTCCTACATGTCCAAGGGCGAGCACCTTCCCCTTGCGTTCGCGAATGGAATCGACTACCGGGACCGTTTTCGCGGGGCGCTGCTGGGTGCGGCGATCGGGGAAGCGGTCGGAGGACCCGCCCAAGGCCTCTCTCCACGGGACGTGGCCGAGCTCTACGGCAGGATCGAAGGATACGCCCCTCTGCGGAACCACGCGAAAGAAGCGAATTCGGATGCCCCGGCGCCGTCTCTGCTTCTCCTTGCGCGTTCGCTGCTCAGGAGGGGGCGAGTCGATCCGGAAGAGATAGCGGGGCTTTTTTCATCCTCCCCTGCGCGTCCCCGAAGCGCCGCGGACGCGGAATTCGCCGCCAACCTGAGCGACCGCGGATATCCATGGTTCGAAGCGGGTTCCGGCGCGGCGGAAAGCATACCAGCGGCC
The genomic region above belongs to Deltaproteobacteria bacterium and contains:
- a CDS encoding ADP-ribosylglycohydrolase family protein, with product MDSGGKNILSGILRKRVETLGYVSLKKFHTDRKEIGCSYELLRQVAYEGRIPKSETLLRILHGMRFSPAQIRQVMEMHYRGYVALDTPSIVPSPEVADDTSAQQYTSGGPHAEPTLAAPPQGDEPAVTGLSLHDPAEIVSCLSRSLGKVPLQGNEDFWEIVRQVARMADRKVTDLARRKEDQPLLFGKEPEAIYHFLVRRAKIPSYMSKGEHLPLAFANGIDYRDRFRGALLGAAIGEAVGGPAQGLSPRDVAELYGRIEGYAPLRNHAKEANSDAPAPSLLLLARSLLRRGRVDPEEIAGLFSSSPARPRSAADAEFAANLSDRGYPWFEAGSGAAESIPAARIAPVALSRAADFRRMKLEAGIVASVTHPHPAAIAGAVAQAAAVARVLHTPGGSLDVLGFARGISPCITGIEPDRSPRSRQSRQAPTLLRKLGTELAALLLRRAEIEEIQESIGNGTAVHEGLPFAWACFLRTPEDFRETVLSAANLGNDAEGTSSMAGCLCGAYVGESAIPDRLLSGFPWREEIVDAADGLLSLARGESGK